Genomic DNA from Pseudomonas helmanticensis:
CGCTCGGCGATATCCTCCATCACCTGTACAAAAACCAGTCCTATCGTTGCCGCATCGTGCTGATCTACGGCTATCTCGCCGATGCCGATTACGAGCAACTGGTGCAGGCCACACGTTACGTGGTCAACACCTCCTACGGCGAAGGCCAATGCCTGCCGCTGATGGAGTTCATGTCCTGCGGCAAGCCTGCCGTGGCTCCGCGCACCACGGCAATGATCGATTACCTGAGCGCCGACAACGCGTTCCTGATCGAGTCCACCGACGAACTCACGGCGTGGCCACACGATCCGCGCAAGGCGTTCCGCACGCTGCGTTACGCGACCAATTGGGCATCGTTGTGCCAGGCCTATGAGGCCAGTTACGACGTGGCCAAAAATCATCCGGCGCGTTACGCACAGATGGCGGCGCACGCCGTCAGCAGCCTGCAGGGTTTCTGCAGTCAGGCCGTGGCCGAGCAGCGCTTGCAGGCGTTCTTCGCGCAGTTGTTCGAGCGCCACACCGCCACCGTGGAAACCCCTCAAGCATGAACAGCAAACGGATCATGGACATTGAAGTCCTGCGCGCGATTGCCGTGCTGGGTGTGCTGTTTCATCACCTGCAAGGCAGTCTGTTCACCGATCCGGTGCCGCTGCTGGAAAAAATCCATGGCTGGGCGCAACCGTGGTGGGGCGTCGATCTGTTCTTCGCCATCTCCGGATTTGTCATCGCCCGCAGCCTGATCCCGGCGCTGCAAGGCTGTACGACTCGCCAGGACTACTGGCAGCAGACGCGCAACTTCTGGCTGCGCCGGGCATTTCGACTGTTGCCGTCGGCATGGTTATGGCTGGCGCTGATGTTGCTGGCGTGCCTGTTCCTGAATCGCTCAGGAGCGTTCGGCACGCTGTCCGCCAACCTGCAAGCGACGTTGGCGGGCGTCTTCCAGTACGCCAACTTCCGCTTTGCCGACAGCTTCTTTCATTACGAATACGGCAGCAGTTTCGTCTATTGGAGTCTGTCGCTGGAGGAGCAGTTTTACCTGCTGTTCCCGCTGCTGATCGTGCTGTGCCGCAAGCATCTGGTCTGGGCTTTGCTGGCGCTGGTCGCGGTGCAGCTATTCACTTTGCGCACGCCGCTGCTGATGGTGGTGCGAACCGATGCGCTGGCACTCGGCGTGTTGCTGGCGATGTGGAGTGCGCAACCTGGTTATCAGCGCTGGCAGCCGACGTTCTTGCGTCGACCGTGGGCCGGGGTTGCGGCGTTGCTCGTGATCGCAGCGCTGTTGAGCTTCATGGCCACCGACCGTTTCACTTTTGCCAACTACCGCATCGGTTCGATCGCTGTGCTCAGCGCGCTGTTGGTGTGGATCGCTTCGTACAATCGCAATTACCTGATGCCGGCCGGTGGCGTTCAGCGTTTGCTGGCCTGGGTGGGCAGTCGTTCCTACGGTATTTATCTGATCCACATTCCGGCCTATCAACTGGTGCGTGAGTTGATCTTCCGGTTGCAAAGCGCCGGCCTGCCAAGCCCGGCCGGACATCCGATCGTCACGCTGTTGCTGGCGTTCGGGCTGATCGTGCTGCTCAGTGAACTCAATTACCGCTTCATCGAAATGCCTATGCGCAATCGCGGTACCGCGCTGGTCAAGCGCCTCGGTACCTCGCCAACCGCCGTCCCATCCTCTGGAGCCACCTCATGCTGAGCCTTTTGAAGAAACTCACGGCGGGCACGCCGGCACCCGCCCCTGCGCAGCCTGTTGCGGCGACCGCCGAGAAAACCGACCCGTACATGCTTGGCCTGCACGATGCGATGCTCAGTGGCTGGTTCAATCAGGAAACCGGCGAGCTGTTCAAAGGTTTTCCGGTGAGTGCCGACGACACGCTGCTCGACGTCGGCTGCGGTGACGGTGGCAACGTGCACTTCTGCGGCATGCGCGGGGCGAAGATCATCATTGCCGACATCGATGGCGCCAAGGTCGAAGCCACCCGTCAGCGCCTCAGCGATACCCCGGCGCGGGACATCGAATGCCATGTCACCGATTGCAATCCGCTGCCGATTGCCGATGCCACGGCGACTCGCGTGGTCTCTACCGAAGTCATCGAACACGTCGACGATCCGGCGCAGTTTCTCGCCGAACTGGTGCGCGTCGGCAAACCTGGGGCGCTGTACTTGCTGAGCGTGCCGCATCCAAGCTCCGAAGACCTGCAGAAAGACATCGCTGCGGCGGAGTACTTCCAGAAGCCCAACCACATTCGCATCATCAGCGAAGAGCAGTTCAAGGCGATGGTCAGCGAAGCGGGGCTGGAGGTCATAAGCCACAGTCAGTACGGTTTTTACTGGTCGATGTGGATGTTGCTGTTCTGGGAAGCCAAGGTCGACTTCAGCAACCCCGATCACCCGTTACTCAATCACTGGGCCGATACCTGGAAAACGGTACTGGACTCGCCGCGTGGCGCGCAGATCAAGCAGGCGCTGGATGCCGTTGTCGCCAAAAGCCAGGTGATCATCGCCCGCAAACCCACGGCATCCCTGTAGGCGCTGCGGCACGCTGCGATCTTTTGATCTGGATTGTAAAAAACCGGATCAAAAGATCGCAGCCTCGTTTCACTCGACAGCTCCTACAGGGTTTTTGTGTAACCTTGCGGTCTCGTGGTG
This window encodes:
- a CDS encoding acyltransferase family protein, coding for MNSKRIMDIEVLRAIAVLGVLFHHLQGSLFTDPVPLLEKIHGWAQPWWGVDLFFAISGFVIARSLIPALQGCTTRQDYWQQTRNFWLRRAFRLLPSAWLWLALMLLACLFLNRSGAFGTLSANLQATLAGVFQYANFRFADSFFHYEYGSSFVYWSLSLEEQFYLLFPLLIVLCRKHLVWALLALVAVQLFTLRTPLLMVVRTDALALGVLLAMWSAQPGYQRWQPTFLRRPWAGVAALLVIAALLSFMATDRFTFANYRIGSIAVLSALLVWIASYNRNYLMPAGGVQRLLAWVGSRSYGIYLIHIPAYQLVRELIFRLQSAGLPSPAGHPIVTLLLAFGLIVLLSELNYRFIEMPMRNRGTALVKRLGTSPTAVPSSGATSC
- a CDS encoding class I SAM-dependent methyltransferase, producing the protein MLSLLKKLTAGTPAPAPAQPVAATAEKTDPYMLGLHDAMLSGWFNQETGELFKGFPVSADDTLLDVGCGDGGNVHFCGMRGAKIIIADIDGAKVEATRQRLSDTPARDIECHVTDCNPLPIADATATRVVSTEVIEHVDDPAQFLAELVRVGKPGALYLLSVPHPSSEDLQKDIAAAEYFQKPNHIRIISEEQFKAMVSEAGLEVISHSQYGFYWSMWMLLFWEAKVDFSNPDHPLLNHWADTWKTVLDSPRGAQIKQALDAVVAKSQVIIARKPTASL